From Camelina sativa cultivar DH55 chromosome 20, Cs, whole genome shotgun sequence, the proteins below share one genomic window:
- the LOC104772001 gene encoding YDG domain-containing protein At5g47160-like, whose protein sequence is MIQRTSPALKRRKVAAVRDFPPFTAKDEFGGAHVAVIRETKEEDLDGYGDDTKCVAHHRTSPSYKREKVSAVRDFPRFTVKNETSEIGSDDDVAVESETKEDLKNGYEDGKCAGSVALQDYHRPKEVESLDSIMKKAGFNGNVGNGKFPPAKRKVPLLSQNKVKPLSEEEGIRLMASHVKLSKRLQIPRHSPVNKTLSNATASRLRANAVQKHRHSPLAKKKLSNAAVLRPMTNAHKPIQHRDERQSNHHGVISIIRQNRITKDLSPREKVLKVLRIFKLVHDEFDRDKVPRRGESKTEANLRTRKVLMERGMQLNEKKMIGPVPGIEVGDEYQFKAELNIIGLHFNMRGGIDYMDDGNMKVATSIVSSEGSGYTDSCGSDVMFYCGEGGHKGVKVIKDQKLVAGNLALANSMERKTSVRVILGKERADHRGKDYVYDGLYMVDKYWTEKGPHGNIMYKFKLSRIAGQPSCDFFKRLV, encoded by the coding sequence atgattcaaagGACCTCCCCTGCTTTAAAGCGACGAAAGGTCGCTGCTGTTAGAGATTTTCCTCCTTTTACTGCTAAAGATGAGTTTGGTGGTGCTCATGTCGCAGTCATACGTGAGACCAAAGAGGAGGATTTGGATGGATATGGAGATGATACCAAATGTGTTGCTCATCACAGGACCTCCCCTTCTTATAAGCGAGAAAAGGTCTCTGCTGTTAGAGATTTTCCACGCTTTACTGTTAAGAATGAGACAAGTGAGATTggaagtgatgatgatgttgctgTCGAAAGTGAGACAAAAGAGGATCTGAAGAATGGTTATGAAGATGGAAAATGTGCTGGCAGTGTTGCTCTTCAGGATTACCATAGGCCTAAGGAAGTCGAATCTTTGGATTCGATTATGAAGAAAGCTGGCTTCAATGGTAATGTTGGCAATGGGAAATTTCCTCCAGCTAAGAGGAAGGTTCCTTTACTTTCTCAAAATAAAGTGAAACCTCTAAGCGAAGAGGAAGGTATTAGGCTAATGGCTTCCCATGTTAAGTTATCCAAACGTTTGCAGATACCTAGACACTCACCGGTGAATAAGACGTTGAGTAATGCAACTGCTTCAAGATTAAGAGCCAATGCTGTGCAGAAACATAGACACTCACCATTGGCTAAGAAGAAGTTGAGTAATGCAGCTGTGTTAAGACCAATGACCAATGCTCATAAACCAATTCAACACAGAGATGAAAGACAGTCAAATCATCATGGAGTCATCTCGATTATACGACAAAACCGGATTACCAAAGATCTTAGCCCACGCGAGAAAGTTCTCAAGGTGTTGCGTATTTTCAAACTTGTGCATGATGAGTTCGATCGTGACAAGGTACCACGACGAGGTGAATCAAAGACTGAAGCGAATCTCAGGACTCGGAAGGTTCTCATGGAAAGGGGGATGCAACTGAACGAGAAAAAGATGATTGGACCAGTCCCTGGAATCGAGGTTGGAGATGAGTATCAATTCAAAGCAGAGCTCAACATAATAGGTCTTCACTTTAACATGAGGGGTGGGATTGATTACATGGATGATGGGAACATGAAAGTAGCTACAAGCATTGTTTCATCGGAAGGTAGTGGTTACACCGACAGTTGTGGTTCTGATGTGATGTTTTACTGTGGTGAAGGAGGTCACAAGGGTGTTAAAGTAATCAAAGATCAGAAGCTTGTTGCGGGAAACTTGGCTTTAGCCAATAGCATGGAGAGAAAGACTTCAGTGCGAGTGATACTTGGCAAAGAGAGAGCGGACCATAGAGGAAAGGATTATGTGTATGATGGTCTATACATGGTTGACAAATACTGGACAGAGAAAGGACCTCACGGTAACATCATGTACAAGTTTAAGCTTAGTAGAATAGCTGGTCAACCTTCTTGTGACTTTTTCAAACGATTAGTGTGA
- the LOC104772947 gene encoding YDG domain-containing protein At5g47160-like codes for MTQTISPSVISYTKEDSNGYGDSECVDVACHDYHMPKEVESFDSIMKKAGFNVAGNGNIGNGKFHQAAKRKVPLFSESKVKPLSSEEGIRLMASQSKRRPSFGNFQRYPLVARAVAKSPLAKKKVSNAAAVRLRANASKPNQHRDESWSNKLGVIPRVIQQNRITKDLSPREKVLKVLRLFRLVHDEFDRDRVPRRGESKTAASRAHLRTRKVLMERGMQLNEKKMIGPVPGIEVGDEYQFKAELNIIGLHFNMRGGIDYMEEGNKKLATSIVSSEGSGYTDSCGSDVMFYCGEGGHKGVKVIKDQKLVAGNLALANSMEIKTPVRVILGKERLDHRGKDYVYDGLDMVDKYWTEKGPHGNIMYKFKLSRVAGQHSLDFSKG; via the coding sequence ATGACTCAAACGATCTCCCCTTCTGTCATAAGTTACACAAAAGAGGATTCGAATGGTTATGGAGATAGCGAATGTGTTGATGTTGCTTGTCACGATTACCATATGCCTAAGGAAGTCGAATCATTTGATTCCATTATGAAGAAGGCTGGCTTCAATGTAGCAGGTAATGGTAATATTGGCAATGGGAAATTTCATCAAGCCGCTAAGAGGAAGGttcctttattttctgaaaGTAAAGTGAAACCTCTAAGCTCTGAAGAAGGTATTAGGCTAATGGCTTCCCAAAGCAAAAGAAGACCTTCTTTTGGCAACTTTCAGAGGTATCCTTTGGTAGCCAGAGCTGTGGCGAAATCACCACTGGCTAAGAAGAAGGTGAGTAATGCAGCTGCGGTAAGACTAAGAGCAAATGCTTCTAAACCAAATCAACACAGAGATGAAAGCTGGTCAAATAAACTTGGAGTCATCCCCCGGGTTATACAACAAAACCGGATTACCAAAGATCTTAGCCCACGGGAGAAAGTTCTCAAGGTGTTGCGTCTTTTCAGACTTGTGCATGATGAGTTTGATCGTGACAGGGTACCACGACGAGGTGAATCAAAAACTGCAGCGAGCAGGGCACATCTCAGGACTCGGAAGGTTCTCATGGAAAGGGGGATGCAACTGAACGAGAAAAAGATGATTGGACCAGTCCCTGGAATCGAGGTTGGAGATGAGTATCAATTCAAAGCAGAGCTCAACATAATAGGTCTTCACTTTAACATGAGGGGTGGGATTGATTACATGGAGGAAGGGAACAAGAAACTAGCTACGAGCATTGTTTCATCGGAAGGTAGTGGTTACACCGATAGTTGTGGTTCTGATGTGATGTTTTACTGTGGTGAAGGAGGTCACAAGGGTGTTAAAGTAATCAAAGATCAGAAGCTTGTTGCGGGAAACTTGGCTTTAGCTAATAGCATGGAGATAAAGACTCCAGTGCGAGTGATACTTGGCAAAGAGAGATTGGACCATAGAGGAAAGGATTATGTGTATGATGGTCTAGACATGGTTGACAAGTACTGGACAGAGAAAGGACCTCACGGTAACATCATGTACAAGTTTAAGCTTAGTAGAGTTGCTGGTCAACATTCTCTTGACTTTTCAAAGGGTTAG